Genomic window (Mesorhizobium sp. M4B.F.Ca.ET.058.02.1.1):
GCACGGCCGCCAGGGCCAGTCTGCCGCGCCCGGACAGGTCCGGTATCGTCAGCGCAGCCACCGCCAGAAGCCCAGGCGCAGCCAGCACCGCGTTGAGCGGCGCGTAAATTCTCAGGAAAGGCAGTACCGACATTTTATGCCCACGAGCCGCTACCACCTGCAAAATAGAATGCCTTCAAGGCAAGCGCAAAGGTGCTTGCTATCGCTGCTATGTGCATCACCAACGGCGACCTATCTTGGCCAATCTAGTCGGCGACGCGCCGCAGCGTGCCGAGATGATTGTCGTCGAGGAACTCGATGGTGATCGTCGACGCCTTGCCGTCGGGGCCGACGACGAAACTGACGCCCGTCGGCCTGTCCGGCATTTCGGCATCGGGGTAGATCAGGAACAGGTCGCCGTCGAAATGCGTCAGGGAATAGGACCGGGCGCTGGTGGGGCCGACCCTGAGGACAAGGCCGTCTCCCGCGCTCGACACGTCCGCCTGGCCTATGAAGTCGTTGGCGTAGCGGCCGGCATAGGCACTGGCCGGCCCGGCCGGCCTTGCCGGAGACGGCGGCGCGGCAAAGGTGGCCTTGGCCGCCTCGACCACCGGACCGAACATGCCGGCATAGATGCCGTCCCACGCATTGACCCAATCCTGCTCGACAGCACCGTCGAAGACGAGATCGGCGAAACTGTCGGACAGTCCCTCCGGCACGCCTGTCGGGAAGGCGTTGGCGAGGATGACGATGCCGAGCTTCTCCTTCGGGAAGATCGTCACCAGGGTGCGCGCGCCGACGCTGAAGGCGCCCGCATGGCCCCAACTCAAACCGTGCCGGCCGAATTCGACGTTCCAGCCGAGGCCATAGAAGGATTCGCCGCCGGAGACGGGGTTCCTGCCCCGCGTCATCAGCGGCGCATGCGTCTGGGCCAGCGCGTCGGCGGCAATCAGCGTCTTGCCGGCATGGGCCCCGTCGCCCAGCACGAGGCGCACCCATTGCGCAAGATCGCGCGCGGTGGAGCTGACGCCGCCGGCGGGCGCCTGCGCGTCCGGATCGCGCTCGATCTTCGCCGCCCAGGCGCCATCGACCCTGACGTGGAGTGCTGCGCGATCGGGGTGCTTGAGGAAATCCGCATGACGCGAGCTGGTCGAGGCCATGCCGAGCGGTCGGTAGAGCTTTTCCTCGGCCACGTCCTCCCAGGATTTGCCCGTCGGCATTGCGGCGGCGACGGCACCCTCGGTCAGTCCGAAATTGCTGTAGGAGTAGCCGGCGCGAAAGCTCGATGATGGCGGCACGAAGCGCAGGCGGTGCAGTATCTCGGCACGGTCGTAGCCGATGTCCTCGAGGTCGTCGCCGGCGGTGCCCGGAAGCCCGCTGCGGTGCGAAAACAGATCGCGGATGGTGAGTTGGCTGGTCGGATAGGCTTCGGCGAGGCGGAACGCCGGATCGAGGTCGGCGATCTTCGAATCCCAGGACACGATGCCGTCGCCGACCAGCGCCGCCACGACGGTGGCGGACACCGGCTTGGAGAGGGAAGCGATCTGGAACACCGTGTCGGCGTCCACGGTCTCCGGCTTGCCGGCCTCGCGATGACCAAAACCCTTGAGGAAGATCACCTTGTCGTCGTGGACGACGGCGATGGCGAGACCGGGCACGCCACCGTCGGCGACGGTGGCCTCGGCGAGCGCCTCGAGCTTCGCCAAGGCGGCAGCGATGCGCTCGGGTGTGACGGGATCGGCCGGCGCCACCTGCGGCCAAAGCGCCAGGACGGCGATGAAGGCCCCAATCGTCAAATGATAGAGATTGCGACCAAGCCGCATCACGCGCCTCCCTTCCCTGCATTCATCTCACGATTGTACAGGCGGGCGCCGGAGGGGCCAAGGGTTGCGCCCACCGCGAGCGTCGCGCCTCGGCCCCCTCACCTCTCGAACTTCCGGATCGCCTCGGCGGTCACCGGCGTGAAGAAATTGACGAGGTTGCCGTCGGGGTCGCGGAACAGCAGCGAGCGGTTGCCCCAGGGCATGGTGGTCGGCGCCTGCACCAGTGAGCCGGCGATGCGGTCGGCAAGCCGCCGGTAGTCGGCGTCGACATCGGCGACGCGGAACTCGATGATCGCCGTCTGGTTGGCCGCCGGTCGCGCGACATGGTCGCCACCGAAGAGCTGCAGCGTACGCGTGCTGCCGATGGCGAGCGTGCCGGCCTCGGTGGTCAGCTCGGCGAAATCGTCGGTGTAAAGCGTCAGCAGGGTGCCGGTCACCTCCTCATAGAAGGCGACCAGCCGCCTGACGTCGGCGGTGATGATGCGGGTCGAAACGAAATTCATGAGTTTTCTCCATCGGATAGCCGCGGAGTCTTCTCCGTCGGTGCCAGCGCCTGTTGAGGCGCCCTGTGCCGACTTGTGGACCAGGCCTGTTGCCAGCATAGTGGCAGCAGGAGACATGCCTTGCGCCGCGCCGACAGACTGTTCCAGATCATCCAGATCCTGCGACGCTCGACCGACCCGATCACCGCCAGCCGGATCGCCGAGGAGCTCGAGACCTCGCGCCGTTCGGTCTATCGCGACATCGCCGACCTCATCGGCCAGCGCGTGCCGATCCGGGGCGAAGCCGGCGTCGGCTACGTGCTGGACCGCGACTACGACATGCCGCCGCTGATGTTGACCCCGGACGAGCTTGAGGCGGCCGTGCTCGGCGCGCAATGGGTGGCCGACAAGGGCGATGCGGTGCTGGCGGGCGCGGCGCGCGACCTGATCGCCAAGATCGCCATCGCTGTGCCCGAGCGCCTGCGCCCGTTCGTCAGCCACCCCAGCGTCGGCGCGCCGCTCAGCCGGGCGAGCCTGCCCGACGGGCTCGATGTCGCGCGGGCACGCGCATCGATCCGCACAGGCCACAAGATCCGCATCCGCTACCGCAACGAACGCGACGAGGGCAGTGAGCGCGTCGTCTGGCCGACGATGATCGGCTATGCCGAAACGGTGCGCCTGCTCGCCGCCTGGTGCGAGCTGCGCCAGGATTTCCGCCATTTCCGCACCGACCGCATCAGCGCTGCCGCGTTTCTCGACGAGCGCATCGGTTGCCGGCCGGCAGAGCTGCGCAGCCGCTGGAAGCGGCATATGGAGGCGCAAGGATTGCGCCTGCCTTAGCGCATGCCTTCGCCCTCAACGCAGGCAATTGGCGAAAGCCGGCGAGCGCGTCCCCCTCCCGTCACTATAAAGACGCCCTCCCCGGCCATCGCCGCAATCGACCCGCGCCGCGTTTTCGGGCAATCTGGAGGCGTCGGCCCGCCGTCAGGAGATGGCTGGCCGCTGAGGGAGGATTGCCATGACCAGAGCTTCGGCCGGCCTGCCGCGCTACGAGGACGCGGTCCAGAATTTCCACCTCGAGGACGAGATCAGCCGGCTGCACGGAGATCCGGCAACCGGCATCAACGCCTATGTCGAATGCTGCGGGCGCTACACCGGTGAGGACCGGCTGGCGCTGCGCGCCGTCTCGGCCAGCGGCGAGCTGCGCGAATTCACCTTCGACGACCTTGCCGACATGTCCGGCCGCGCCGGCAACATGCTCGAGGGCCTGGGCATCGGCCCTGGCGATGTGGTGGCGGGCATGCTGCCGCGCATCCCCGAGCTGGTGGCGCTGATCCTCGGCGCATGGCGCATCGGCGCGGTCTACCAGCCGCTGTTCACCGCCTTCGGACCGAAAGCGATCGAGCACCGGCTGAGCTACAGCAAGGCCAAGCTTGTGGTGACCAACCCGGCCAACCGCGGCAAGCTCGACGAGGTCGAGAACCATCCGCGCGTCGCCACCATCCTCGGCGCCGGCGACACCCTGCCCGCCAGCGACATCGATTTCGGCGCAGCGCTTGCCGCCGCCGCCCCCGACTGCCCGCCGGCGATGCGCAAGGGCGACGACCTGTTCATGATGATGTCGACCTCGGGCACCACCGGCCATCCAAAGGGCGTGCCGGTGCCGCTCAACGCGCTGCTCGCCTTCGGCGCCTACATGCGCGACGCGATCGGGCTCCGCCCCGACGATGTGTTCTGGAACATCGCCGACCCCGGCTGGGCCTATGGCCTGTACT
Coding sequences:
- a CDS encoding serine hydrolase, producing MRLGRNLYHLTIGAFIAVLALWPQVAPADPVTPERIAAALAKLEALAEATVADGGVPGLAIAVVHDDKVIFLKGFGHREAGKPETVDADTVFQIASLSKPVSATVVAALVGDGIVSWDSKIADLDPAFRLAEAYPTSQLTIRDLFSHRSGLPGTAGDDLEDIGYDRAEILHRLRFVPPSSSFRAGYSYSNFGLTEGAVAAAMPTGKSWEDVAEEKLYRPLGMASTSSRHADFLKHPDRAALHVRVDGAWAAKIERDPDAQAPAGGVSSTARDLAQWVRLVLGDGAHAGKTLIAADALAQTHAPLMTRGRNPVSGGESFYGLGWNVEFGRHGLSWGHAGAFSVGARTLVTIFPKEKLGIVILANAFPTGVPEGLSDSFADLVFDGAVEQDWVNAWDGIYAGMFGPVVEAAKATFAAPPSPARPAGPASAYAGRYANDFIGQADVSSAGDGLVLRVGPTSARSYSLTHFDGDLFLIYPDAEMPDRPTGVSFVVGPDGKASTITIEFLDDNHLGTLRRVAD
- a CDS encoding YafY family protein; amino-acid sequence: MRRADRLFQIIQILRRSTDPITASRIAEELETSRRSVYRDIADLIGQRVPIRGEAGVGYVLDRDYDMPPLMLTPDELEAAVLGAQWVADKGDAVLAGAARDLIAKIAIAVPERLRPFVSHPSVGAPLSRASLPDGLDVARARASIRTGHKIRIRYRNERDEGSERVVWPTMIGYAETVRLLAAWCELRQDFRHFRTDRISAAAFLDERIGCRPAELRSRWKRHMEAQGLRLP
- a CDS encoding VOC family protein, which gives rise to MNFVSTRIITADVRRLVAFYEEVTGTLLTLYTDDFAELTTEAGTLAIGSTRTLQLFGGDHVARPAANQTAIIEFRVADVDADYRRLADRIAGSLVQAPTTMPWGNRSLLFRDPDGNLVNFFTPVTAEAIRKFER